The proteins below come from a single Pyramidobacter porci genomic window:
- a CDS encoding Glu/Leu/Phe/Val family dehydrogenase, translated as MALVKRKSDNVLLRTALENFYGAAEEMGLDEGITDILAHSERKTCVSVPVEMDDGSIQVFEGFRVAHNSAVGPAKGGVRFHQDVCLDECEALAFMMTWKCSLAGIPYGGGKGGVRVDALKLSKKELERLSRTYAARIEPVVGAWTDVPAPDVNTNGQVMTWFMDTISRMRGRLEPAIFTGKPIPLWGSKGRNAATGLGVATCAIEFMKALGKDIKGMKCAVMGFGNVGSFAAKTLAEAGAKVVAISDITGVYYSENGIDIAKAFKLIASNPKKLLTGLDKEPGVKMIDSIQTCDCDIFLPCALEGVITEKNAGDIKAKYIVEGANGPTTPEGDKILDQRGILVVPDFLANSGGVIGSYFEWCQDLGGFFWSEEDYNNRLLSIMKDNFKKVWDYAQEHNVKMRRAAFLAAIKRVADATEMRGVYL; from the coding sequence ATGGCTTTGGTAAAACGTAAGTCTGACAATGTACTCCTTCGCACGGCACTCGAGAACTTCTACGGCGCGGCTGAGGAAATGGGGCTCGACGAGGGGATCACCGACATTCTCGCCCATTCCGAGCGCAAGACCTGCGTCTCCGTCCCCGTTGAAATGGACGACGGCTCCATCCAGGTCTTCGAAGGTTTCCGCGTCGCTCACAACAGCGCCGTCGGCCCCGCCAAGGGCGGCGTGCGCTTCCACCAGGACGTCTGCCTCGACGAGTGCGAAGCCCTCGCTTTCATGATGACCTGGAAATGCTCGCTGGCCGGTATCCCCTACGGCGGTGGCAAGGGCGGCGTGCGCGTCGACGCGCTGAAGCTCTCCAAGAAGGAACTCGAGCGCTTGAGCCGCACCTACGCGGCCCGCATCGAACCGGTCGTCGGCGCTTGGACGGACGTTCCCGCTCCCGACGTGAACACCAACGGTCAGGTCATGACCTGGTTCATGGACACCATCAGCCGTATGCGCGGCCGTCTCGAGCCCGCGATCTTCACCGGCAAGCCCATTCCGCTCTGGGGTTCCAAGGGGCGCAACGCGGCCACCGGCCTCGGCGTCGCTACCTGCGCCATCGAATTCATGAAGGCCCTCGGCAAGGACATCAAGGGCATGAAGTGCGCCGTGATGGGATTTGGCAACGTCGGCTCCTTCGCTGCCAAGACGCTTGCCGAAGCCGGCGCCAAAGTTGTCGCTATCAGCGACATCACCGGCGTTTACTACAGTGAGAACGGCATCGACATCGCCAAGGCGTTCAAACTGATCGCCTCCAACCCCAAGAAGCTCCTCACCGGTCTCGACAAGGAACCCGGCGTCAAGATGATCGATTCCATCCAGACGTGCGACTGCGACATCTTCCTGCCCTGCGCGCTGGAAGGCGTCATCACCGAGAAGAACGCCGGCGACATCAAGGCCAAGTACATCGTCGAAGGCGCGAACGGCCCCACCACGCCCGAAGGCGACAAGATCCTCGATCAGAGAGGCATTCTCGTCGTTCCCGATTTCCTCGCCAATTCCGGCGGCGTGATCGGCTCCTACTTCGAGTGGTGCCAGGATCTCGGCGGTTTCTTCTGGTCCGAAGAGGACTACAACAACCGTCTGCTGAGCATCATGAAGGACAATTTCAAGAAGGTCTGGGATTACGCCCAGGAGCACAACGTGAAGATGCGCCGCGCGGCGTTCCTCGCCGCCATCAAGCGTGTCGCCGACGCCACGGAAATGCGCGGAGTGTATCTCTAG
- a CDS encoding ABC transporter permease, with the protein MKILTHSLSTRSRRDPATRAVVAMLWLALGIFVIYPALRLLWIAFWVDGRFTLANIAPVITNWYDRQALINSLLLGGCVAVSGTVLGFVFAYAVTRLSLPGWFKFLLSGISMLPLISPPFTSSIALTLSLGPNGLLLKLLGLENFNFYGFWGTFLSETLTFYPVAFMTLTTILSRIDSNLEDAAYSMGASPLRVFRTVTLPLSAPGLANAFLLVFACSLADFATPLVLAGHAFPVLPTQAYLQITGMYDLKGGAALSFVLLVPALIVYAIQYCWLSKKSFVTISGKAGGRSSVKGPGAFPTACIIGLIAFVMVFVVYIYALIFWGSVVKVWGINNALTGENYAYVFNFGRKAIKDTLIIACLGTPLGGLLAVLVGYATERLKVKGHKTLETVSLLNFALPGTVVGIAYVIAFNDKPLVLTGTVSILVASYVFRYSSAGIRNVIASLQQIDPSIEEASASLGASPARTFRKVTLPLVLPAILAGMRYLFIHSMTAISATIFLVSVRWSLITTRILECMTELQFAQACAFSIVLIVLVFIASGVMALLARLLCRTGNAGGGIR; encoded by the coding sequence GTGAAAATTTTGACACACAGTCTTTCTACTCGCTCCCGGCGGGATCCCGCCACTCGGGCCGTCGTCGCCATGCTCTGGCTCGCTCTGGGGATTTTCGTAATTTACCCGGCCCTCCGTCTGCTGTGGATCGCGTTCTGGGTCGACGGCAGATTCACCCTTGCCAATATTGCGCCGGTCATCACCAACTGGTACGACCGGCAGGCGTTGATCAACAGCCTGCTGCTGGGCGGCTGCGTGGCGGTTTCCGGCACGGTCTTGGGTTTTGTTTTCGCCTACGCGGTGACGCGCCTTTCTCTGCCAGGCTGGTTCAAATTCCTCCTTTCCGGCATTTCCATGCTGCCGCTGATCTCGCCGCCGTTTACCAGCAGCATCGCCCTGACGCTCTCGCTGGGGCCGAACGGCCTTCTGCTCAAGCTGCTGGGGCTTGAAAACTTCAACTTCTACGGCTTCTGGGGCACGTTCCTCTCGGAAACGCTCACGTTCTACCCCGTCGCGTTCATGACGCTGACGACGATCCTCAGCCGCATCGATTCCAATCTGGAGGACGCGGCCTATTCGATGGGAGCTTCGCCGCTGCGGGTCTTTCGCACGGTAACGCTGCCGCTCTCGGCTCCGGGGCTGGCGAACGCCTTTCTGCTCGTCTTTGCCTGCTCGCTGGCGGACTTCGCCACGCCGCTGGTCCTGGCCGGGCACGCGTTTCCCGTGCTGCCGACGCAGGCGTATCTGCAGATCACGGGCATGTACGACCTCAAGGGCGGCGCGGCGCTCTCCTTCGTGCTGCTGGTGCCCGCGCTCATCGTGTACGCGATCCAGTACTGCTGGCTGAGCAAAAAAAGTTTCGTGACCATCTCGGGCAAGGCCGGCGGCCGCAGCAGCGTGAAAGGCCCCGGGGCGTTCCCCACGGCCTGCATCATCGGCCTGATCGCGTTCGTGATGGTTTTCGTCGTGTACATCTACGCGCTGATTTTCTGGGGCTCGGTCGTCAAAGTCTGGGGCATCAACAACGCGCTGACGGGCGAAAATTACGCCTACGTGTTCAACTTCGGGCGCAAGGCCATCAAGGACACGCTGATCATCGCCTGTCTCGGCACGCCGCTGGGCGGCCTGCTCGCCGTTCTGGTCGGCTACGCCACAGAACGTCTGAAAGTCAAAGGGCATAAGACGCTGGAGACGGTTTCGCTGCTCAACTTCGCGCTGCCAGGCACAGTGGTCGGCATCGCCTACGTGATCGCCTTCAACGATAAGCCGCTGGTGCTGACGGGCACGGTTTCGATCCTCGTCGCCTCTTACGTGTTCCGCTACTCCTCCGCCGGCATCCGCAACGTCATCGCCTCGCTGCAGCAGATCGACCCGTCCATCGAAGAGGCTTCGGCAAGTCTGGGCGCTTCCCCGGCGCGGACATTCCGCAAGGTGACGCTGCCGCTGGTGCTCCCCGCCATCCTGGCGGGCATGCGCTATCTGTTCATCCACTCCATGACGGCGATCAGCGCCACCATCTTCCTGGTCTCCGTGCGCTGGAGCCTGATCACGACGCGTATTCTCGAGTGCAT
- a CDS encoding ABC transporter substrate-binding protein yields the protein MKLFSAAKRLAFIGICLSALDVGGLGTGGWARTVESMNFTYVQSPLNVPSIVEKARGSFASYFKELGLPVGYANLTAGPQQTAALASGDLQILNAVGGTSIILAAANGADVKIISMYSRSPKAFMLFSNDAAIDSPAALKGKTVAGPKGTNLHELLVAYLKTGGLTIDDVKFVNMGIPAALAALEGGTIDAALQAGPSAYNCMKSGKHLITNGDGLVAALIATATSQKFYDENKELVETFERAQRSVLQFIAENHDEAMKMTAEATGLSVEAVEEMFPMYDFSMDVSEKDVEDLKKTEQFLLDNGMIDKEIDVKTLFLKR from the coding sequence ATGAAATTGTTTTCTGCGGCAAAACGTCTTGCGTTCATCGGGATCTGTTTGTCGGCGCTGGATGTCGGCGGCTTGGGGACGGGCGGTTGGGCCCGCACGGTCGAGTCGATGAACTTCACCTACGTGCAGTCGCCGCTGAACGTGCCTTCCATCGTCGAGAAAGCGCGGGGCAGCTTCGCCTCTTATTTTAAGGAACTCGGCCTGCCGGTCGGCTACGCCAATCTGACCGCCGGGCCGCAGCAAACGGCGGCGCTCGCTTCCGGCGATCTGCAGATCCTCAACGCCGTCGGCGGCACCTCGATCATCCTTGCGGCGGCCAACGGCGCCGACGTCAAGATCATCAGCATGTACAGCCGTTCGCCCAAGGCGTTCATGCTCTTTTCCAACGACGCGGCCATCGATTCGCCGGCGGCGCTGAAGGGCAAGACCGTCGCCGGGCCGAAAGGCACCAATCTTCATGAGCTGCTGGTCGCGTACCTCAAAACCGGCGGCCTGACCATCGACGACGTCAAATTCGTCAACATGGGCATCCCCGCGGCGCTGGCCGCCCTCGAAGGCGGCACGATCGACGCGGCGCTGCAGGCCGGCCCCAGCGCCTACAACTGCATGAAGTCGGGCAAGCACCTGATCACGAACGGCGACGGACTGGTCGCGGCGCTCATCGCCACGGCGACCAGCCAGAAATTCTACGACGAGAACAAGGAATTGGTCGAAACGTTCGAGAGAGCGCAGCGTTCGGTGCTGCAGTTCATCGCCGAAAATCACGACGAAGCCATGAAGATGACGGCCGAGGCTACCGGCCTGAGCGTGGAAGCAGTGGAGGAAATGTTCCCCATGTACGATTTTTCCATGGACGTCTCCGAGAAAGACGTCGAAGATTTGAAGAAAACGGAACAGTTCCTGCTCGACAACGGCATGATCGACAAAGAAATCGACGTGAAGACGCTCTTTTTGAAGCGCTGA
- a CDS encoding ArsB/NhaD family transporter has product MDIRAWAALSIFVGVIVAIASGKVKSTTATLLGASVMALSGLLSGDQIVAAIDHNTVGLLVGMMIVVGILSKCGVFQYIAVKAVKVTGGRGSLILWSISFITVILSAFLDNVTTILLVTPVVLSLCDLIGLKPLPFLMMESFASTIGGTGTLIGDPPNMIIGSIAGLSFNDFIRVMTPVALIVWGSVTLYLERCYRAELSAVNAEATARLNQVDESKLITDRRLMAKALLVIFFVLVAFVLQKQIDVEPSVSALTAAAVLLIITGVDDATIIRDEVGWTTIIYFVSLFVMGGGLRATGVITAMAHGIATLFSGSPLAMALGILWVSGIACVFINSAAFAAIFVYVVAEIASATGMPATPLYWALALGACLGGSGSYLGAAANAVMADLAVKNNVGISFGYFMRIGLRVVLISLVISSAAVYVICKLS; this is encoded by the coding sequence ATGGACATCAGAGCTTGGGCGGCGTTATCCATCTTTGTCGGCGTCATCGTCGCGATCGCCAGCGGCAAGGTGAAATCGACGACCGCCACGCTGCTGGGCGCCTCGGTGATGGCGTTGAGCGGTCTTCTTTCCGGCGATCAAATCGTCGCGGCGATCGACCACAACACGGTCGGTCTGCTCGTGGGCATGATGATCGTCGTGGGGATTCTGTCGAAGTGCGGCGTGTTCCAGTATATCGCCGTCAAGGCCGTGAAGGTGACCGGCGGCCGGGGCAGTTTAATCCTCTGGTCGATCTCGTTTATCACGGTGATCCTTTCGGCGTTTCTCGACAACGTCACGACGATTCTGCTTGTGACGCCGGTTGTTTTGTCGCTCTGCGACCTGATCGGCCTCAAGCCGCTTCCGTTTCTGATGATGGAGAGCTTCGCCTCGACCATTGGCGGCACGGGAACGCTGATCGGCGATCCGCCCAACATGATCATCGGTTCCATCGCCGGACTTTCGTTCAATGATTTCATCAGAGTGATGACGCCTGTCGCCTTGATTGTCTGGGGGAGCGTCACGCTGTACCTGGAGCGCTGCTACCGTGCCGAGCTGAGCGCCGTGAACGCCGAGGCGACGGCCCGCCTGAACCAGGTTGACGAGTCGAAGCTGATCACTGACCGGCGGCTGATGGCCAAAGCGCTGCTCGTCATCTTCTTTGTGCTCGTCGCGTTTGTGCTGCAGAAGCAAATCGACGTCGAGCCCTCGGTTTCCGCTCTGACGGCCGCGGCCGTGCTTCTGATCATCACCGGCGTCGACGACGCGACGATCATCCGCGACGAAGTGGGCTGGACGACGATCATTTACTTCGTCTCGCTTTTCGTCATGGGGGGCGGGCTGCGCGCCACCGGCGTGATCACCGCCATGGCGCACGGCATCGCGACGCTGTTTTCCGGATCGCCGCTGGCGATGGCCTTGGGGATTCTTTGGGTTTCGGGCATTGCCTGCGTCTTCATCAACAGCGCGGCTTTCGCGGCGATCTTCGTCTATGTCGTCGCGGAAATCGCTTCGGCGACCGGCATGCCGGCGACGCCGCTGTACTGGGCGCTGGCTTTGGGCGCCTGTCTCGGAGGCAGCGGCAGCTATCTGGGCGCGGCGGCCAACGCTGTGATGGCCGACCTGGCCGTGAAGAACAACGTCGGCATTTCCTTTGGGTATTTCATGAGGATCGGGCTGCGGGTCGTGCTGATCTCTCTGGTTATTTCTTCCGCAGCGGTGTATGTGATCTGTAAATTGTCGTAG
- a CDS encoding class I SAM-dependent methyltransferase — protein sequence MDKEPIPLLPRRSTLLFLRRFIAQPGQIGSVAPSSHFLVQEMLKLTDWPAVTDVAELGAGTGVVTEALLKKISPDACLSVFELDQKLREKIENKLKIAVFPDACDLAQVIRPGSLDVVISSLPWTTLPKEVSGKILQGVIACLKPNGQFIAYQYSRQMHRLFCHLFESVRISFVLRNIPPAFVYNCHTPQNHAEEKAALFFRAQA from the coding sequence ATGGATAAAGAACCGATTCCTCTGCTTCCTCGACGGAGCACCCTGCTTTTTCTGCGCCGTTTTATCGCGCAGCCGGGGCAGATCGGCAGCGTCGCGCCCAGCTCCCACTTTCTCGTTCAGGAGATGCTCAAGCTCACGGACTGGCCCGCAGTGACCGACGTTGCCGAACTCGGCGCCGGCACCGGAGTTGTGACGGAAGCGCTGCTCAAAAAAATTTCTCCCGATGCCTGCCTTTCCGTCTTCGAACTGGATCAAAAACTGCGCGAAAAAATCGAAAACAAGCTTAAAATCGCCGTGTTTCCCGACGCCTGCGACCTCGCTCAGGTCATCAGGCCAGGCTCGCTGGACGTGGTCATCTCCAGCCTTCCGTGGACAACGCTCCCCAAAGAAGTTTCCGGCAAAATTCTCCAGGGCGTGATCGCATGTCTGAAACCCAACGGACAATTCATCGCTTATCAATATTCCCGACAAATGCACCGCCTTTTTTGCCACCTTTTCGAATCGGTCAGAATTTCGTTCGTTCTCCGCAACATTCCGCCGGCGTTCGTCTATAACTGCCACACGCCGCAAAATCACGCCGAGGAAAAGGCGGCGCTTTTTTTTCGTGCGCAGGCTTAG
- a CDS encoding CBS domain-containing protein gives MKIGELMDRDLTALHEENTVAEAIETLLRHHMTGLPVLDEDCHVLGFVSEEDIIKSALPDYVSKLPSSAFLPDYGQFSVRLAAVGAKTVKDIMHRGCVAFDVDDTDFVVAAEMIRRHIKVAPVLKDGVMEGYISRAYLIKRMMRAAKPGSDAEVLDDQH, from the coding sequence GTGAAAATCGGCGAGTTGATGGACCGCGACCTTACAGCGCTGCACGAGGAAAACACCGTGGCGGAAGCGATCGAGACGCTTTTGCGGCATCACATGACGGGGCTCCCGGTGCTCGACGAGGACTGCCATGTCCTCGGTTTTGTCAGCGAAGAGGACATCATCAAATCCGCGCTGCCGGATTATGTTTCCAAGCTGCCCTCTTCGGCGTTCCTTCCCGATTACGGGCAGTTCTCCGTGCGTCTGGCCGCGGTCGGCGCCAAGACGGTGAAGGACATCATGCACCGAGGCTGCGTTGCCTTCGATGTGGACGATACGGATTTCGTCGTCGCGGCGGAAATGATCCGCCGGCACATCAAAGTCGCTCCCGTCCTCAAGGACGGCGTGATGGAAGGCTATATCAGCCGCGCCTACCTGATCAAGAGGATGATGCGCGCGGCGAAACCCGGAAGCGACGCGGAAGTTTTGGACGATCAGCACTGA
- a CDS encoding Na+/H+ antiporter NhaC family protein: MDLVAAFVFFAGAMAVGLGCRLPMFWAMIVGYFAFVAVGLHRGYPLGVLLKMSWQGAKNSLIVIRVLLLIGMLTGLWRSAGTFAFLVTWGMRLVKPSLFILAAYALSCGLSYAIGTSFGVAGTLGVALMALARGGGANELITAGAIMSGIYFGDRCSPASSCANLVASLTGTELYNNIKLMMKTSLVAVVGSCLFYYLLSLAYPMPRADSGMILSLEKSFNLTPWVIVPAVIMFVMPLLKVRSLYAFLASIAFAWGCTVCFQHASWDNSLRYAVLGFFAEPGSAAALFNGGGLKSMLDMCAVLFISGTYSGIFDGTHMLDGLQERLAGFMRRTSSFAALTLVGIIANGIFCNQTIGIMMTTQMMKRPYERAGLSRTELAQDIANSTVVTAGLIPWCIACSVPLAMLEVSAQALPYAAYLYLLPLSYALMKKIWFKS; this comes from the coding sequence ATGGATCTTGTCGCAGCATTTGTCTTTTTCGCGGGAGCGATGGCGGTGGGGCTCGGTTGTCGTCTGCCCATGTTCTGGGCGATGATCGTCGGTTATTTCGCTTTTGTCGCCGTGGGGCTGCACCGGGGGTACCCCCTTGGCGTTCTGTTGAAAATGTCATGGCAGGGCGCGAAGAATTCGCTGATCGTCATTCGCGTTTTGCTGCTGATCGGCATGCTGACGGGACTGTGGCGTTCGGCGGGGACCTTCGCTTTCCTGGTAACGTGGGGAATGCGCCTGGTCAAACCTTCGTTGTTTATTCTCGCGGCCTACGCGCTTTCCTGCGGATTGTCCTACGCGATCGGCACCTCGTTCGGCGTCGCCGGCACTCTCGGCGTCGCCCTGATGGCCTTGGCTCGCGGCGGCGGGGCCAACGAGCTGATCACCGCGGGGGCCATCATGTCCGGCATCTACTTTGGCGATCGCTGTTCGCCGGCATCGTCCTGTGCAAATCTTGTTGCGTCGTTGACGGGAACGGAACTTTACAACAACATCAAGCTGATGATGAAAACTTCTCTGGTGGCGGTCGTGGGGTCCTGTTTGTTCTATTATCTTCTTTCCCTGGCCTACCCCATGCCACGCGCCGACAGCGGCATGATTTTGTCCTTGGAGAAGAGTTTCAATTTGACGCCATGGGTGATTGTTCCCGCGGTGATCATGTTTGTGATGCCGCTGCTGAAAGTGCGGTCACTCTATGCTTTTCTTGCCAGCATCGCCTTTGCCTGGGGCTGCACGGTGTGTTTTCAGCACGCTTCTTGGGACAACTCGCTTCGATACGCCGTCTTGGGTTTTTTCGCCGAGCCCGGTTCGGCGGCGGCGCTGTTTAACGGCGGCGGGCTGAAGTCCATGCTCGACATGTGCGCCGTCCTGTTTATTTCCGGAACCTATTCGGGAATTTTCGACGGCACGCATATGCTTGACGGTCTTCAGGAACGCCTTGCCGGCTTTATGCGCCGAACGAGTTCCTTTGCCGCTTTGACGCTGGTCGGCATTATTGCCAACGGGATTTTCTGCAATCAGACGATTGGCATCATGATGACAACTCAAATGATGAAGAGGCCTTATGAACGCGCGGGGCTCAGTCGCACGGAGCTGGCCCAAGACATTGCCAATTCGACGGTGGTGACGGCGGGACTGATCCCCTGGTGTATCGCCTGTTCCGTGCCGCTGGCGATGCTGGAAGTCTCGGCTCAGGCTCTTCCGTATGCCGCGTATCTTTATTTGCTCCCGCTTTCCTACGCGCTGATGAAAAAGATCTGGTTCAAAAGTTAA
- a CDS encoding ABC transporter substrate-binding protein yields the protein MKKFAALVLLLGLTALPARAAEINAYSIMPEKYVSKVTQAFEQETGIHVNFLRLSSGEAKTRLEAEKNNPQVDVLIGGPADTYEAIVAQGVFEKYSPKGVEAIPAKFRSADGYWTGIGIIPLCFLTNEDFLKKNKMQAPATWNDLLDPRYKNGLQMADARTSGTATERIFSLVKIMGEDEAFKYQKKLHANIQMYTKSGAGGAMPIATGQCASGIFYIVDALDIQQQGYPVVVSYPKDGVSYGIEGCGVVHGAKNLEDAKKFADWMVSKSFADFIVANKINYVPTRTDVTTDNPLLDLNAINLVETDVAWKGAKRDEFVERWKNEVIK from the coding sequence ATGAAAAAATTTGCTGCACTCGTTCTGTTGCTGGGCTTGACGGCTTTGCCCGCACGCGCGGCGGAGATCAACGCCTACTCGATCATGCCGGAAAAGTACGTTTCGAAGGTGACTCAGGCGTTCGAGCAGGAGACGGGGATCCACGTCAACTTCCTGCGCCTGTCTTCCGGCGAAGCCAAGACGCGTCTCGAGGCCGAAAAGAACAATCCCCAGGTCGACGTGCTGATCGGCGGCCCCGCCGATACCTATGAAGCCATCGTCGCGCAGGGCGTCTTCGAGAAATACTCTCCCAAGGGCGTCGAGGCCATCCCGGCCAAGTTCCGCAGTGCGGACGGCTACTGGACGGGCATCGGCATCATCCCGCTGTGCTTCCTGACGAACGAGGATTTCCTCAAGAAGAACAAGATGCAGGCTCCCGCGACCTGGAACGATCTGCTCGACCCCAGATACAAGAACGGTCTGCAGATGGCCGACGCCCGCACGTCCGGCACGGCGACGGAACGCATTTTCTCGCTGGTGAAGATCATGGGCGAAGACGAAGCTTTCAAGTATCAGAAGAAGCTGCACGCCAACATCCAGATGTACACGAAGAGCGGCGCGGGCGGCGCCATGCCGATCGCGACCGGCCAGTGCGCTTCCGGCATTTTCTACATCGTCGACGCGCTCGACATCCAGCAGCAAGGCTACCCCGTGGTAGTCAGCTATCCCAAGGACGGCGTGTCCTACGGCATCGAGGGCTGCGGCGTCGTGCACGGGGCCAAGAATCTGGAAGACGCCAAGAAGTTCGCCGACTGGATGGTCAGCAAGAGCTTCGCCGATTTCATCGTCGCCAACAAGATCAACTACGTCCCCACCCGCACCGACGTCACAACCGACAATCCTCTGCTCGATCTGAACGCGATCAACCTTGTCGAGACCGACGTGGCCTGGAAGGGAGCCAAGCGCGACGAGTTCGTGGAGCGCTGGAAGAACGAAGTCATCAAATAG